TATCGTAAGCGGCAAAGAATTCGGGGATAGATGTCGTGTAATAATTAAGCCGCACAATACCTTTTGGGGTATATCCCGCTTTTTCAATTACCTGTTCCAGGTTTTGCAGCGCTAATTTTATCTGCGCCCGCATCCCTTCGCCGGAAGGCTGCCCGTTGGCATCCACAGCGGCCTGCCCTGCACAGTAAAGTGTCCTGGTATTATTTTTTACTTCTACGGCCTGTGAATAGCCAAGGGAGTCCTGCCACTGCCAGGGGTTTGTCAATGTAATGTCCATTTATTTGATTTATGATGATTGATGATGTATTGTTTTTTTGAAGGAACACACCCCGACCCCTCTCAAGCGGGGAACACTCGGGGTATGCTTACTCAAACCCTTAATACGGGCTTATTTTCGGCATGAGTGAAGCTCTTCCCCTCTTGAGAGGGGCCAGGGTGTGTTTAAGAAAACAAGTAGGATTAAATTGCAATTCCCGTTTTGCGGAAAACCATGCCTTCGTCGTGCAGCATCAGGTTGGGGATGACGCCGGAGAATTCCTTGAATTCCCTGATGAAATGCGCCTGGTCCGAGTAGCCCAAGAGATAGGATAACCCTGCCCAGCCGCCGGCTTCTTCCAGGTTTTGCATTTCCTTAAAGGCATTGCTGAAGCGGATGATGCGGCCAAATGTTTTCGGGCTTGTACCCACCTGGTCCCTGAACACGCGCTGCAGCTGCCTCGGGCTGACTGCAAGCCTGCTGCTCACTTCTTCCACGCTGATGCCGCCTTTTGCCTTGCGCATCAGGTTGGCCGCCTCTATAAAATAATTGCTTTCCCGTTGGTTTTTCAGCAGCTGCTCCTTAAGGTAGGCCTCTACCCTTGCGACGATCTGGTCAGGGGTTGCGAGCCCTATGAGGGTGTCGGTAAAGGATACTGCCTGGCGCAAACCGATATTGTCTATAGAAGTATAGTCATTATACAACGCGGATGCAGGCATTTTAAAAAGCGAGTATAGCGCTTCGGGCTTCAGGCGTATGCCGAATTTCCTGCTGTCGCCCGGCGAGCGCCACAATACCGTGTCGCGGTACAGGCCTGCCAGGAACACTTGTGGCAGTTTGTGCCAGATACCGTCAAAAAGCACCTCGCAACGGTTATCATCCAGATGGGCTATAAGCTCTACGGTGCCGAAAGGAAGGCAGCGCTGTATGGGCGACAGCTCTCCTGCCGTTTCGGTAAAGGTTTGCATCCAGTAGCAATCCACATAGGACTGCAATTCGGGTGACGGCTGTATTTCGCGATAGGAAATATTCATAGTGCAAATGTATGAAAACTAATAATTTAACGCGAATTTTTCTTCAACCTGCGCCATACGTTCGGCCGATAGCTCTTCCCTTGCCATCCCTAGGTACATTTGGTACACCGCTTCCGGCGCACCCATGCGGATGCCTTCCAGCCAACCCGATATTTCGGGTACGCTCAGGCTACGCATCATCCAGCGGCTTTCGGCCATAAGCACTTCCGGATCTATCGCGGCGATTATCTGCTGCTCCATGCTGTGTATTTCTTCATCGGTAAAGTGTTTCCAAAGCAGCAACAGCAACTGGTTCTCCTCTTTGTTCATGTGGTAGAGGTTGAAGGCAATAAATTCATTCATGGCGAAAAATAGCTGTTTCCCCGCCATTTCTTTTTCATTATCTGTAACCGCATTTTTCCATTGTGTAATACTCCCACGAAGGGCTTCGCTAAGATTGTGGTCGATAACATGGTCGTTTTCCAGCTCCTGTACAATGGAGGGTTCCAGTGCGGCAATATTCGCCAGGATAAAACGGTCTTCATGGTCGGCATGCTCATCGAAATACCGCAATGCCTTTTCCATCTCCGCAATAACTGCCCCGGCTTCAGGATGGGTAAAATCGGTTTGTTGTATGGTTATCTGCAGGTGGAACAACATTCCCCTTAATCCCTTGTGGATGTTGTTGAATACATTGTAGCGTTGGTAACTGTTCATTTGATTTGATTTTAATGATTGACGGGGCAAAAGTAGGCACAGCATAAACACCGGTATTGAACAAATGCGACATTTTGGCCTCACCTGGCCCCCTAACCCCCGAAGGGGAACTCCACTCAGTCCCGATAACCAATGAGTAAGCACGCCCGAGTAGAATTCCCCTTCGGGGGCTAGGAGGCCCTCTGTCAACACACATGTCAACACTGTTAACGCTTATTTAATGAGGGATATAAATAAATTTACGATACTATTAATCAAAATCATTGGCTATGAAATTTATTACCCCACTGGTTTCGGCTGTTTTCGCTTTTGTACTGCTGCCCGTAACGGCGAGTGCACAAAGCGCAAACGGATTTGAGAACCAAAAAGGCTTTGAGGTGTCGCAGCAAAGCGGTGTGCTCTCAAAGCTGTCGAAATGGCAAAAGCAACTGCCCAAACCTAAAATAATAAACGACCCGCAGAAAAGGATGCTGTCGCAGCTGGGTGTGCGCCCCGCTACCAATATGGCAACACTGGATACGGAATACGAATTTTACGGTGGGCTGGCAGCCAAAGGCAACAGCGTACCCTTAGCCTCGATAACCGATGCGGCAGGCAATACTTATATTACTGGCGGAAGCGGAAGCGAAGACTATGCGGGCGGCAATTATTTTACAATAAAAGTAAGCCCTACAGGAACCATACTTTGGGAAGCCCGGGAAGAATCGCCGCAATATGCCGTGGAAACCGGGATGAAATTGTTGCTTGATAACGATGGGAATCTTATCACTACAGGCATTCACTGGAACGGTAATGATATGGACATTAAGACCATTAAATACAACCCTTCCACAGGTGCAAAATTGTGGACCGGCATTTACAACGGTCCCGGCGAAGGTGTCGATATCCCTGCGGCAATAGTTAATGATTCCAACGGGAATATCTTTGTTACCGGCATGAGCTATTCAGGGACTTCGATAGATTATATTACGGTGAAATACAATGCTGACGGCTCTGAAGCGTGGAATGTTCGCGATAGCGGCCCCGGCGAAGGCAGCTGGAACGAGGCGACCGCCATTGCGCTCGACGGAAACGGCAATGTAGTAGTGGCAGGCTACAGCCCCAATGCGGAAGGCTGGCTGAACTACCACACCGTTAAATACAGCCCGGCAGGCGCCGAAGTATGGGCACAGGATTATAATTATGAAAGCACCGACCCTGATAATATTGCCGATGTTACTAACTCGGTACCGTGGGCAATTACTACAGATGCCAACGGGAATGTATATGTAACTGGTGTGTTCGATACCTTCCTCGGGCGTTTCGGTACTATAAAATACAACGCGGCAGGTGTGCAGCAATGGGTTGAAACCTATAAAAGCGACACCCAAAAAACACAGGCTTTTGCGATAGCGGTGCACGACAACACGCTGTATGTTGCAGGAACGCACAATGGCGGGTTTGCCGAAAATGGCAATACATTCGTGTCTTACGGACTTGACGGTACCCAAAACTGGATCCGGGAAACTACCGACCTGATAGATGCCGGCAATACCCAACTGCTGTTTGATGGTGATGATATTGTGGTTGCCGCCAAGGGCATGACACCCGGTGCGGAAGAATGGCAGCAGGATGTTGCCGCAAGGGCTAAGAAATATTCGCCGGATGGCACGTTGCTGGGTGAGGCAGCGTTCGTAATCGTAACAACGGATGGTACTGCAAGCATGGGCGATATGGCCGGTGCAGGCCTGGATGCCGATGGCAATGTGTACTTTGCTGTCAACTCCTACTACAGCGCGCAGGGTGCGGTGATAGAAACGGTAAAGTCGGGTTTTGCAGCTACCGCGCCGGCAACCGACTGGAATACGGTTTACACCAATTTGGGCAACCCGAGCGCTACCATGCTGTATTCGTTTCCGGATAACCACAACGGAACGATATCTACCGGGCAATTTTATGTTTTTGCCGATAACATGCTTATTACCAATTACTTTTTGGTAAAGCACAATGCCGATGGGACAATTGCCTGGCAGAAAGTATTTAATGCAGATAATGGCAATGCCGCCAATGGCATCATAGGCCGTGCGGATGCCGATGGCAACCTGTTCGTTTGCCTGCTGCCGGATTTTGACCAGACGGCGCTTACTATCAAGAAATTCTCACCGGCAGGCGACCAGCTTTGGGAAACCGAGGTAGAGCTTACCAACGCAGCAGTATTTGTGATGGAAGCCGGGCAGGACGGCTCGCTTTACCTGGGCGGTACGGCTTTTGAAAATGAAGCGGCAGAACACGCGTCGTTCGTAGCCATGAAACTGAACGCATCGGGTGCGCCGCAATGGACAACCTATACCGGCACAGGGAATGAAAGCGACAATATCTACCTGGTAAATGCAGGGAAAGTGAGCCAGGGTGGCGAGCTTATCCTTACCGGCCACTCCGGCTCAGGCGATTTTATGGCGCAGGAAGTGAATGCTACCGTGGTAAAATTCAACGCCGATGGCAGTGCCGGATGGGTTGCCGAAGTGCCTTATGACGGTTCTAACTCTTCGGGTTCTAACCTGCTTATCGATAGCGGTGGTGACGTATACTTAAACGGGTATGATGAAAACAGTGATACGTTCTATACCAATATAATAGTTGCCAAAGTGGATGCCGATGGTAACGTGCTGTGGAGTCACGAATATGATGAAGCCGACAGGAATGAGCGTTCCTATACGGTTAAGCAATTTTCTGACGGTGCGATTGCGGTTGTCGGCTATAGCATTGATCCCCTTGCCGGTGACATCCACAATGTATTGCTGAAATATGATGCCGATGGCAACCAGCTGTGGGAGTTTTCGTCGGAGGACATGCGTTATTATAATGACTTCCATATTGACGGCTCAGACAATTGCTTTATCATGGACCAGGAGATCATTGACCCGTTCCCGCATAAGATATACCAGGCCCCCTTCCCTATCGCAACGCTTATTACGGTAGATGCTGAAGGTAATGGCGACGAGCAGTTCTTCGTAGGGCCTGAATATGCCGAGTTCTATGGTGAAAACCTTATACCGCATCCTGACAACAGGCTGCTGTTGGGCGGAAGCGCAGGCAACCAGGCATTTTATGAAGGGCTTTACTTTTTTGAGACCGAACATGACGGATCACTTGGAGTGGACGGCCATGAAATTGTAAAAGACGGTAATTCATTGGGCCAGAACTACCCCAACCCGATTGCGGGCGTTACCCAGATCCCGCTTTACCTGATGAATGGCGGAAAGGCCAGTATAAAGCTATACAACAACCAGGGCAGGCTTGTAAAAGAAATTGCCAACGACACTTTTGCCCCCGGCAAAAACACAATAGAATTTGACGGTTCAGGATTATCCGAAGGTATTTATTACTATCAGATCACGGCAGGCAAATTTAAGCAGGCACGGAAGATGGTGGTGGGAAGGAAGTAGGTTTATTTGGTGATTTAGTTATCCATAACACTGAAACAAATCCGGAATAACCTGCGAGGTTTTTTAATACAGGTGTTCGGAAGACTATGCCGAAGTCAAAAGATTAGTATCCGTGTCATTCTGACGAAGGAAGAATCTCTTTAGCATTCGATAATTCGAGATTCTTCACTCCGCAAGCTGCGTTCAGAATGACAAAACGTGCTACTTCCGTCTACGGTTTGATAATACCTGCTAAGGAAATACCATCAAAAATGAAATCCCTTAAGTTTTAGGCTTAAGGGATTTTTTATGTTGTGATATTATGGCTGCGTGTGATGTAAATAAGATTACAACTCTACTTATGACGCGTACCTTCCGCGTGACGGATAGAAGCGGCATCCCCGCCTTTTCGGCGGGATATAGCGGATAGCCGGACGGCGCAGGCACGTAGCCGGCACGCCCAAACTATCCTTACAGCTGAATCAAAATTAATTTATACCGCGATGCTGTCAATCGCTTTTTGGAGCGCGATATCTTTAAGGTTGGGCATGTTAACGCCCTCTGCGCGTACGGTTGTAATATCTGTCACGCCGATAAAGTTGAATACTTTCTCAAGATAAGGTGCGGCAAAGTCGTACTCCTTCAGTGGGCCTTCGGAATAAATGCCGCCCGATGCCACCGCAAGATACACCTGTTTGCCGGTGATGAGCCCCTGCACGCCTTTTTCGCTATAGGTAAAGGCAACGCCCGGGCGCACTACATTGTCCAGCCAGCTTTTCAGGGTCGAAGGAATACCGAAATTGAACAGCGGCACACCAATTACTATGATATCGGCTTCTTTTACCTGTTGCACTGCATTGTTGGAACGTTTCAGTCCTTCATCATCCACAGGCCCGGGAGCCGAGCGTGTTACCCTTATAAGGTTTTCCTCAAGGTGAGGGAACGGGTCTTTTGCTACATTGATTTCGGTAACGGAACTGCCTGGATATTCGGATATAAGCTTTTCCACAATAGCATTTCCCAACTTTATGCTTACTGAATTCTCACCGCTCGGGCTTGATATTACATGCAATATATTTTTCATGGTTTTATGTTTAGAATTTATTGGACAAAATTACATACCTTTGATAACCAAAAGTAAGTACTATACAAAAAGTAACCACTTACCTTTTAGTAACCGCAATAAATTATGGAAACACATCTTGAACCGGAACCGCTCACCACGGCACAATGCCAAAGCCGCCTAACTGCTGTAGGCGATGCCTTATATGTTATCGGGGGTAAATGGAAATTGCGCATCATCATCGCGCTGAAAGAAGGGCACAGCCGCTTTAACGAACTACAGCGCGTTATCCACGGGATATCGGCCAAGGTGCTTTCGCAGGAACTAAAAGACCTGGAGATCAATGGCTTTGTGGAACGCAGGGTGCATGCGGATATTCCCGTTGTTGTAGAATACCTGCCTACGCCTTATACTGCTTCACTAAAAAATGTACTCGAAGCGCTTAGCGAATGGGGAATGCAGCACAGGGAGAAACTGCGGGAGGAGGCGAAGTGATCTTGAAAAGTTTTCAGTCGCAGCCTGCCTGCCGGCATACGCAGGTCGCAGCTTTCAATTAGCGGAAACAGTTACGGTTTCGGCTCTTTGCGCATCTTTTCTAATAAAGCATCTTCGTATTTGCCTTTGAGGGGAATAACGTCATTGGTGGCATCATTGGGGACGGTCATCGAGAGGACGTAGTGTTTTATTTTCCATTCTTTTCCTTCCTTTTCAAGTACGCCCGAACCACGGCAGGCTTTCATCCAGGTGTCGAGTAGTTCGTCGAACCACGCGGTCTTACCGTCTTTGCTAAAGTAGATGTGGCGCTCCACAGATTTGAAGTCCCATGCTTTGCCGCGGTCGAAATACGGCTTTGAGAAAGCGGCAAATGCTTTTTTATCCCAGTTTTCGGTGGCATCAGTTCCGATGTAGCGGCCATCTTCGGCAATTTTCCCGAAATAGCCATTGTAGTCGCCTTTTGCGGCGGCGGCATGCCAGTCGTTGAGGAAGGTGTTGATGGCTTTGGTTTCTTTTGCAGGGTCGAATGTATCGTTTTTCATGGCGAAGTAGCTTGCCGAACTGGTTATTGATAGGAATAACAGTAAGTATATCTTTTTCATGGGAAGTTTTTTATAAAGATATAACTATCTGTATAATACGCAAAAAACATTTAACCACATAGATACATAGGCTTCGATAATGGAAAGAAAGCCTGCGAAAGAAAGCATAGTGAAGCTATGCTTCAAAGCGATAGTATATCAGAGTAAACTATGTGCCTATGTGGTTAAAAAATCTTGAACTACTACCCAATCATTTCATTATGCTGCGAGAGGTCAAGCCCCTGCTCTTCGGCTTCTTCGGAAACGCGGAGTGGGATGAAAAAGTTGGTGACCTTGTACAGCAACATCGCCCCGAAGAAGGAGAATACCGCAACCAGTACCAACGCCATCATGTGGTGCCCGAAAACATTCCACCCGCCGTGAAGGAGACTGGCATTCTCGCCTTCGGCAAATATCGCGGTGAGTATCATTCCCATGATGCCGCCTACGCCGTGGCAAGCAAAAACATCGAGGGTATCGTCTATCTTTTTCAGGGACTTCCAGTTGACCATGAGGTTAGATACTATAGCGGCAGCAAACCCGAAGAAAATACTTTTAGGCACCGATACGTAACCCGCAGCTGGCGTTATAGCCACAAGTCCAACCACCGCACCGATGCAGCAACCTAATGCCGACACCCTACGCCCGTTGATCCTGTCGAAAAATGCCCAGGTAAGCATGGACGACGCCGAAGCAATTGTAGTGGTGGCAAAAGCCATTGCAGCAGTATGGTTGGCTGCGAGCGCCGATCCTGCATTGAACCCAAACCACCCGAACCAAAGCATCCCTGTGCCTAATAGGACAAACGGTATATTGGTAGGGATGTATTCGAGGTTTTTGCGTTTACCCAACACGAGTACGCCAGCTATCGCGGCAAACCCTGCGCTCATGTGCACTACCGTTCCACCGGCGAAATCTTTCACGCCGAAATAGCTGCCGAGGAGTCCGTTGGGATGCCATACCATATGGCAAAGCGGTGCATAGATGCATATCGAGAACAGGCAGATGAATAGTAAAAAGGAGATAAACCGTATGCGCTCAGCCAGTGCGCCCGTGATGATAGCGGGGGTGATGATGGCAAACTTCATCTGGAAAAGGGCAAAAAGTATGAACGGTATGGTAGTGGCCATCTTGGTGTGCGGATGCTCATCGACATAGTCGAAGAAGGCGAAATCCGATGGGGAGCCTATGAGACCGTAGTGCGTACCGTTAATAGTAATGCCTATAGGGTCGCCAAAGGAAAGGCTGAAACCCACCGCCACCCATAGCAGGCTGATCACGCCAAGGCAGATGAAGCTTTTAAGCATGGTGGAAATGACGTTCTTTTTGCCTACCATGCCCCCATAGAAGAACGACAGCCCCGGTGTCATGAGCAAAACGAGGCAAGAGGCCGTGAGCAGCCAGGCAACATCGGCGGGGACAATAGCATCAGTGGAATTGAATCGTGAATCGGGTTCCGTCATTTCAGCATGATCCCAGAACAAACCGGTAATTGCAATTGCAGTAGTAATAATAAAGGCGGCTATCCATCTTTTTTCTAACTTCTTTTCCATTGTACCTTATAAATTTATAGGTATAAAAATAAAAATTTGTTTTCAGGGAATTTACATCCCCCTCATTTTTACGGTTAATGTAAAAACATAGTGGATTTTCACGCCGCAATTTGAAATTGTGATTTGTTTTTTGGAATTTTTTCGTTTTATGCTTCAATTTCAAGCCTGTAGGAAAGCCTGCATGCATAAGTAGGTTGATAAGTTAATGCCATGTTAACGGATCGTATCGAAAATTTTTCTAAAATTGTAGTAATCAATCAAAATCCAAAATCGTTATGAACACATTACAGCACACCGTAGAAGACTACAAGCTATTTGAGGCCATTGCCGATATCGCTTTTATTGCCGGCCAAAAGGGCTTTTTCTCAGGCGACTCCCGGGAAGATATTGCAGAGATCATCCGTTGGGGCAAAGAGTTTGAAGCCATCCATGAGGACACTGACTGGGACGAAGTGGATTACACTGCCGCTGTAGAGGCTTTCGCAGCGAATAAATTGAGGATTGATTTGCATTAGGAACCGCTCCTTAATTTATTTTAATAAAATCCTTATTAGAAAGTCTTCTATAAGGCAAGAACCCAAATTTTCATTTGTAGCTTCTATACTTTCGAACTCATGCCATATATGGTCATCTGAATTTTTAACTTCAAAGAATAAATCTGGCAACTGCCAATCTTCTGAAGAGAAAAATTCTCCATCTATTAGATTTCCCCTAACAGCATTCTCAATCAGAATTAGTGGAATGCTGTTAGGATTCGAAAATATTACACTTCCATAGTTTTTATAATTGCTGGCATCACGGTAAAGGTAGTTGAATTTTAGATTCATATTTATTTACATTAATATCAATCAAATATACTAAAACCCCCGACTATACTCCGTTGTTTTATAGTCTACATTTTACAACTTTTGTTACATGGGCATTAAACAAAAGTTCGGACTAAAAATAAAAGAACTACGAAAACTTAGAGGGCTTTCACAGGAAAAGCTCGCCAATCTTGCAGAGATTGACAGAACCTATTTACCAACAATAGAAAAGGGCGAGCGCAATGTTTCTATTGAAGTCGTAGAAAAATTGGCAAATGCATTGGAAGTAAAAATTAAAGACTTATTTGATGAATAGGGCTTACTACTCTTCTTCCATTTCAAATTTTATAACGGAGGATATTGACAGTATTTATGGCAAGATCACAGGACAATATGATTTGAACAATTTAGTCAAACAGCAGTCAAATGCTTGGAAAAATCAAATTTCCATTCTGAAAAATCAACTTAAAGGCTTTGCTGGGAAAATTTATTTTGAGTTTACCATCCCGAGAATGGGTAAACGTGTTGACAATATTATCATTATTGATAATTGTATTTTCATCGTAGAATTTAAAATCGGTTCGACAACATATGATAATCATGCAAAAGAGCAGACTTTTAATTATGCCCTGGATATGAATAATTTTCATGAAGGGAGTCATAATAAAATTATTATACCGATTTTAGTAGCTGATCTCGCATTAGCAACAAATAATAACTATATCCTGAGCATTGATAATTTGTATGAAACAATTTATGCAAATGGAAATTCGCTTCAACTATTAATCAAAGAAAGTTTAGATCAGTTTAAAACTGTAGAAAAAATCGATGTTGAGTATTGGGAGAATTCTATTTATAAACCAACCCCAACAATTATCGAAGCAGCAACAGCATTGTATAAAAACCATAATGTTGAAGAAATTTCAAGAAGTGATGCAGGTGCTGAAAACTTATCAGTAACCTCTAAATGCATTTCTGAAATTATTGATTATTCGAAAGTAAACAATAAAAAATCCATCTGTTTTGTAACAGGTGTTCCTGGAGCAGGCAAAACTTTAGCAGGGCTAAATATTGCAAACTTACGCTCCAATTATAAAGAAGAAGAACATGCGGTATTTCTGTCCGGAAACGGCCCTTTGGTTGATGTTTTACGTGAAGCTTTGTGCAGAGATAAGGTAAGCACTGCTAAAGAAAACAATCTCACGATAACAAAATATGCTGCTTCTTCAGAAGTAAAGTCTTTCATCCAAAATATTCACCATTTCAGAGATGCATCCATTAGAGACAACAAAGCTCCTATAGAGAAAGTCACAATTTTTGATGAGGCACAAAGGGCATGGACAAAAGAACAAGCTTCGAGTTTCATGAAAAGAAATAAAGGAATTTCTGATTTCGATAAGTCAGAACCTGAATTTCTTATCGAAGTCATGGACCGACATCAAGACTGGTGCACAATTGTTTGTCTTATTGGTGGTGGACAGGAAATTAATACTGGCGAGGCAGGATTAGAAGAATGGATAATGCCGTTTGGTAATGGATATGAGGGTTGGCAGATTTATTATTCTTCTAAAATAGTTGATGATTCAAATTACATAAAAAATAAAAATGCTTTAACAACACTAAAAGATAGAAAAGCAACCGCGAAAGAAGAATTGCATCTGTCGGTTTCTTTGAGATCATTTCGAAGTGCGCAACTATCAAATTTTGTACAGGAAATTATCAATAATAATGCTCGAGAAGCCAAAAACATTTATAATAATTTCATTCAAAAAAATTATCCTATCCGAATCACTCGTGATTTAGAGACTGCCAAACAATGGCTTAAAGATAATGCTAAAGGTTCCGAAAGAACGGGTATTGTAGCTTCTTCAGGAGGAATTCGCTTAAGACCATTTGGAATAAATGTGAAGGCAAAAATAGACGCACCTATTTGGTTTCTTAATGACAAACATGATATTCGTTCCTCTTTTTTCCTTGAAGAAGTAGCAACCGAATTTGACATCCAAGGTTTAGAATTAGACTGGACTTGTGTCGCTTGGGACGGTGATTTGTTTTATGACAGTAACCAATGGAACTACAGAAAGTTTAAAGGAACAAAATGGCAAAACATTGCAGATCCAAACATTGTTAATTATTTAATCAATTCTTATCGTGTTTTACTTACCAGAGCACGGCAAGGAATGATAATTTATATTCCTTTTGGAAACCATGAAGACATAACCCGTCCTCCTCAAATCTACGACGGGACTTTTACTTTCTTTAAAAGTTTAGGAATCAAAGAAATTTAGCAATGCTTTTCGCTATTTACCCATAGCCACTCATAAAACAAAACCATTACATTATTTCAACTATGTAACCTTAAAAAAATGCAGAATATAATTTTCATGGTGAAAAAATTAAAAAAATCCCCACTTTATATTCATTATAAATTAGGTCGCAAAGGTTGTAGTTGTTGAGTTTTCCCCTTAAATTTGTTTGATTTTTTAAAACATTACTTTTTAAACAAATACTATGGCAAAATCTGCATTTTTGAAGTCATCCATCGCCAAGAAATACTGGATGGCTTTAACAGGTTTATTTCTCTGCCTGTTCCTTGTCGGGCACTTGCTGGGTAACCTCCAGCTGATATTTTCAGACGCACTGCATTTCAACCAGTACGCATTGTTCATGACCACCAACCCTGCCGTTAAGGTGCTTTCGTACCTTACCTACGCCTCGATCATCTTCCACGCGATTGACGGGATCGTGCTTACGGTTCAAAACCAAAAGGCCAGGCCGGTGAAGTATGTGATGAACAGGCCCGGAAAAAACACCATTTGGGCTTCGCGCAACATGGCAGTTTTAGGGACGGTTATACTTGTTTTCATCGTTTCGCACATGGTTACTTTCTGGGCTGTAATGCATTTTGACGAAAAGATGCCGCTGCAAACCATAATGATAAATTCCAACGGCCCGGGGTTGCCGCCTCAGGAATTCTACCTTACCACAGATGGAGGGTACCTTCCGAAAGCACAGGTAGACCAGGGACTTATCAAGATAGAGCACCGCACGGAGTTTCATGATGCCGGCGCTAAAGTAAAGCTGAAAGAAGGTTACAAAGACCTTCATAAAATCACTGTCGACTTCTTTAAGCAGCCAAAATACGGCCTTATCTACACGATACTTTATGTACTGTCTATGGTAGTGCTTGGGTTCCACCTGTACCACGGCTTTGGCAGCGCCTTCCAGTCGATGGGCGCTAACAATCCGAAATACAACGGGCTTATCAGGAACTTTGGCTATGCATTCGCGATCATCGTG
Above is a genomic segment from Flavobacterium album containing:
- a CDS encoding hemerythrin domain-containing protein — its product is MNSYQRYNVFNNIHKGLRGMLFHLQITIQQTDFTHPEAGAVIAEMEKALRYFDEHADHEDRFILANIAALEPSIVQELENDHVIDHNLSEALRGSITQWKNAVTDNEKEMAGKQLFFAMNEFIAFNLYHMNKEENQLLLLLWKHFTDEEIHSMEQQIIAAIDPEVLMAESRWMMRSLSVPEISGWLEGIRMGAPEAVYQMYLGMAREELSAERMAQVEEKFALNY
- a CDS encoding RidA family protein — translated: MDITLTNPWQWQDSLGYSQAVEVKNNTRTLYCAGQAAVDANGQPSGEGMRAQIKLALQNLEQVIEKAGYTPKGIVRLNYYTTSIPEFFAAYDIITSWVLQHGIQPASTLIEIKALAFPQLLVEIEATVSG
- a CDS encoding winged helix-turn-helix transcriptional regulator codes for the protein METHLEPEPLTTAQCQSRLTAVGDALYVIGGKWKLRIIIALKEGHSRFNELQRVIHGISAKVLSQELKDLEINGFVERRVHADIPVVVEYLPTPYTASLKNVLEALSEWGMQHREKLREEAK
- a CDS encoding FMN-dependent NADH-azoreductase; the protein is MKNILHVISSPSGENSVSIKLGNAIVEKLISEYPGSSVTEINVAKDPFPHLEENLIRVTRSAPGPVDDEGLKRSNNAVQQVKEADIIVIGVPLFNFGIPSTLKSWLDNVVRPGVAFTYSEKGVQGLITGKQVYLAVASGGIYSEGPLKEYDFAAPYLEKVFNFIGVTDITTVRAEGVNMPNLKDIALQKAIDSIAV
- a CDS encoding T9SS type A sorting domain-containing protein — its product is MKFITPLVSAVFAFVLLPVTASAQSANGFENQKGFEVSQQSGVLSKLSKWQKQLPKPKIINDPQKRMLSQLGVRPATNMATLDTEYEFYGGLAAKGNSVPLASITDAAGNTYITGGSGSEDYAGGNYFTIKVSPTGTILWEAREESPQYAVETGMKLLLDNDGNLITTGIHWNGNDMDIKTIKYNPSTGAKLWTGIYNGPGEGVDIPAAIVNDSNGNIFVTGMSYSGTSIDYITVKYNADGSEAWNVRDSGPGEGSWNEATAIALDGNGNVVVAGYSPNAEGWLNYHTVKYSPAGAEVWAQDYNYESTDPDNIADVTNSVPWAITTDANGNVYVTGVFDTFLGRFGTIKYNAAGVQQWVETYKSDTQKTQAFAIAVHDNTLYVAGTHNGGFAENGNTFVSYGLDGTQNWIRETTDLIDAGNTQLLFDGDDIVVAAKGMTPGAEEWQQDVAARAKKYSPDGTLLGEAAFVIVTTDGTASMGDMAGAGLDADGNVYFAVNSYYSAQGAVIETVKSGFAATAPATDWNTVYTNLGNPSATMLYSFPDNHNGTISTGQFYVFADNMLITNYFLVKHNADGTIAWQKVFNADNGNAANGIIGRADADGNLFVCLLPDFDQTALTIKKFSPAGDQLWETEVELTNAAVFVMEAGQDGSLYLGGTAFENEAAEHASFVAMKLNASGAPQWTTYTGTGNESDNIYLVNAGKVSQGGELILTGHSGSGDFMAQEVNATVVKFNADGSAGWVAEVPYDGSNSSGSNLLIDSGGDVYLNGYDENSDTFYTNIIVAKVDADGNVLWSHEYDEADRNERSYTVKQFSDGAIAVVGYSIDPLAGDIHNVLLKYDADGNQLWEFSSEDMRYYNDFHIDGSDNCFIMDQEIIDPFPHKIYQAPFPIATLITVDAEGNGDEQFFVGPEYAEFYGENLIPHPDNRLLLGGSAGNQAFYEGLYFFETEHDGSLGVDGHEIVKDGNSLGQNYPNPIAGVTQIPLYLMNGGKASIKLYNNQGRLVKEIANDTFAPGKNTIEFDGSGLSEGIYYYQITAGKFKQARKMVVGRK
- a CDS encoding nuclear transport factor 2 family protein, coding for MKKIYLLLFLSITSSASYFAMKNDTFDPAKETKAINTFLNDWHAAAAKGDYNGYFGKIAEDGRYIGTDATENWDKKAFAAFSKPYFDRGKAWDFKSVERHIYFSKDGKTAWFDELLDTWMKACRGSGVLEKEGKEWKIKHYVLSMTVPNDATNDVIPLKGKYEDALLEKMRKEPKP
- a CDS encoding helix-turn-helix domain-containing protein, giving the protein MNISYREIQPSPELQSYVDCYWMQTFTETAGELSPIQRCLPFGTVELIAHLDDNRCEVLFDGIWHKLPQVFLAGLYRDTVLWRSPGDSRKFGIRLKPEALYSLFKMPASALYNDYTSIDNIGLRQAVSFTDTLIGLATPDQIVARVEAYLKEQLLKNQRESNYFIEAANLMRKAKGGISVEEVSSRLAVSPRQLQRVFRDQVGTSPKTFGRIIRFSNAFKEMQNLEEAGGWAGLSYLLGYSDQAHFIREFKEFSGVIPNLMLHDEGMVFRKTGIAI